A section of the Devosia rhizoryzae genome encodes:
- the pcaH gene encoding protocatechuate 3,4-dioxygenase subunit beta, protein MSGIILPGADGQLFQRDRAWHPAADTPGYKSTTFRAPRHSLLALGPTRSEMSGPTFGHETFGPLDNDLIRNYSQDGTDAIGQRMVVYGQVLDENARPVPDTLVEYWQANAGGRYRHKKEGYLAALDPNFGGFGRSLTDENGFYSFRTVKPGAYPWPNGGNDWRPAHIHFSVFGHAFAQRLITQMYFEGDPMIWQCPIVATIPDKAAIDQLTARLDRHNTAPMDALTYRFDIVLRGRRSTMFENKLEGN, encoded by the coding sequence ATGAGCGGCATCATTCTTCCCGGCGCCGATGGGCAGCTTTTCCAGCGCGATCGCGCCTGGCATCCGGCCGCCGATACGCCGGGCTATAAATCGACCACCTTTCGCGCCCCCAGGCACAGCCTTCTGGCGCTGGGGCCGACGAGGTCCGAAATGAGCGGGCCCACCTTCGGGCACGAAACCTTTGGCCCGCTCGATAACGACCTGATCCGCAACTACAGCCAGGACGGCACCGACGCCATCGGGCAGCGCATGGTGGTTTATGGGCAGGTGCTGGACGAAAACGCACGGCCGGTGCCCGATACGCTGGTGGAATACTGGCAGGCCAATGCCGGTGGCCGCTATCGTCATAAAAAGGAAGGCTATCTGGCCGCGCTTGATCCGAACTTTGGTGGTTTCGGGCGTTCGCTGACCGACGAAAACGGGTTCTATTCGTTCCGCACCGTCAAGCCCGGCGCCTATCCCTGGCCCAATGGCGGCAATGACTGGCGGCCGGCCCATATCCATTTTTCCGTGTTCGGCCATGCCTTTGCGCAGCGGCTGATCACCCAGATGTATTTCGAGGGCGACCCGATGATCTGGCAATGCCCGATCGTCGCGACCATCCCCGACAAGGCCGCCATCGACCAGCTGACGGCGCGGCTCGATCGCCACAATACGGCGCCGATGGATGCGCTGACCTATCGCTTCGATATCGTGCTGCGTGGACGGCGCTCGACCATGTTCGAAAACAAGCTGGAGGGGAACTGA
- a CDS encoding helix-turn-helix domain-containing protein — translation MMDEKLVAYRTGNVFADLGLENPEEELAKARIVAKIASVIRERNLTQAQAASITGIAQPKISSMVRGHFEEFSSDRLYRVLNRLGVSVILKFEEEPGWSPGRTLVADGEENSDEFAPAMAF, via the coding sequence ATGATGGACGAGAAGCTTGTCGCCTACAGAACCGGGAACGTGTTCGCGGACCTCGGCCTGGAAAATCCTGAAGAGGAGCTGGCGAAGGCACGTATCGTAGCCAAGATCGCCAGTGTCATTCGAGAGCGCAACTTGACTCAAGCGCAGGCAGCATCGATCACCGGGATAGCTCAACCCAAGATTTCCAGCATGGTCCGCGGGCATTTCGAGGAGTTCAGCTCGGACCGACTTTATCGCGTCCTCAATCGACTCGGCGTCAGCGTCATCCTGAAGTTCGAAGAGGAGCCCGGTTGGAGTCCCGGTCGTACCCTGGTCGCAGATGGTGAGGAGAACTCCGACGAGTTTGCGCCAGCCATGGCCTTTTAG
- the pcaF gene encoding 3-oxoadipyl-CoA thiolase — translation MTEVFICDYIRTPVGRFGGALSSVRPDDLGAIALKALMARNGGVDWEAVDDVIFGCANQAGEDNRNVARMSALLAGLPVGVTGTTINRLCGSGMDAVITAARAIRGGEAELMLAGGTESMSRAPFVMPKAETAFSRHAEIHDTTIGWRLINPLMEQLHGTDSMPQTGENVAQDYGISRQAQDAFAVRSQEKAVAAQANGRLAREITPVSIAQRKGDAIIVDRDEHPRAGTTVETLAKLKPLFPNGTVTAGNASGVNDGAAALIIASEAAARRHGLTPIARILGGATAGVPPRIMGMGPAPATQKLLARLGLTEADFDVIELNEAFASQGLATLRRLGIADDDARVNRNGGAIALGHPLGMSGARITGTAALELSFTGGKRSLSTMCIGVGQGIAIVLERV, via the coding sequence ATGACCGAGGTTTTCATCTGCGATTATATCCGCACCCCTGTCGGCCGCTTCGGCGGGGCATTGAGTTCGGTGCGCCCGGATGATCTTGGCGCCATCGCGCTCAAGGCACTGATGGCGCGCAATGGCGGGGTCGATTGGGAAGCGGTCGACGATGTGATCTTTGGCTGCGCCAACCAGGCGGGCGAGGACAACCGCAATGTGGCGCGCATGAGCGCTCTTCTGGCGGGTCTGCCGGTCGGGGTAACGGGCACGACGATCAACCGGCTTTGCGGCTCGGGCATGGATGCTGTGATCACCGCCGCGCGGGCGATCCGGGGGGGCGAGGCGGAACTGATGCTCGCGGGGGGCACGGAATCCATGTCGCGTGCGCCCTTCGTCATGCCCAAGGCGGAAACGGCCTTTTCGCGCCATGCCGAAATCCACGACACCACCATCGGTTGGCGCCTCATCAATCCGCTGATGGAGCAGCTCCATGGCACCGATTCCATGCCGCAGACCGGTGAAAACGTGGCGCAGGACTATGGCATCAGCCGCCAAGCGCAGGACGCCTTTGCCGTGCGCAGCCAGGAGAAGGCCGTGGCAGCACAAGCGAATGGCCGGCTGGCGCGCGAAATCACTCCAGTCAGCATCGCGCAGCGCAAGGGCGATGCGATAATCGTCGACAGGGACGAGCATCCGCGCGCCGGCACGACGGTGGAAACGCTGGCAAAACTCAAGCCGCTGTTTCCCAACGGCACTGTGACGGCGGGCAATGCTTCGGGCGTCAACGACGGCGCTGCGGCGCTGATCATCGCCTCCGAAGCCGCCGCCAGGCGCCATGGGCTGACCCCCATTGCCCGCATTCTTGGCGGCGCCACGGCCGGTGTGCCGCCGCGCATCATGGGCATGGGCCCGGCGCCGGCAACGCAAAAGCTCCTGGCGCGGCTGGGTTTGACCGAAGCCGATTTCGACGTCATCGAACTAAACGAAGCGTTCGCTAGCCAGGGTCTCGCCACACTCCGCCGTCTCGGCATTGCCGACGACGATGCGCGCGTTAACCGCAACGGCGGGGCAATCGCCTTGGGGCATCCTCTAGGCATGTCAGGCGCCCGCATAACGGGTACGGCCGCACTGGAGCTGTCTTTCACCGGCGGCAAGCGCTCTCTCTCGACCATGTGCATCGGCGTGGGGCAGGGTATCGCGATAGTCTTGGAGAGAGTCTGA
- the pcaQ gene encoding pca operon transcription factor PcaQ, with protein MTRIIDPRIRLRHIACFLEVARLRSMAGAAAALSISQPAATKTVQELELLLGNQLFDRSRRRLALTPFGETFFRYASTSLAALRQGIDAARGAKETAIVRVGALPTVSARILPEAVRDFTAEATGATTRIITGPNGYLLSLLRTGDVDIVLGRMAEPEAMLGLSFEHLYSERIVLAVRPGHPILARTGFNLPMIEAYQLLVPTPDSVIYPVVQRIFFASGVSDLRDEIETVSNAFGHAYIRQTDAIWIISEGVVSNEVAAGRLVLLPVDTSQTLGPVGLTTRTDTTPSLATTTFMQAVRQVAVQSQARQ; from the coding sequence ATGACCCGCATCATCGATCCCCGCATCCGTCTCCGTCACATCGCCTGTTTCCTGGAAGTCGCCCGCCTGCGCTCCATGGCGGGTGCGGCGGCGGCGCTGAGCATCAGCCAGCCCGCCGCGACCAAGACGGTGCAGGAGCTTGAGCTGCTGCTTGGCAACCAGCTGTTCGACCGCTCCCGGCGCCGGCTGGCGCTGACCCCGTTCGGCGAGACGTTTTTCCGCTATGCCTCGACCAGTCTTGCCGCCCTGCGCCAGGGGATCGATGCGGCGCGCGGAGCCAAGGAAACCGCCATCGTGCGCGTCGGCGCCCTGCCCACCGTGTCGGCCCGCATCCTGCCCGAAGCGGTGCGCGACTTCACCGCCGAGGCAACCGGCGCTACCACCCGCATTATCACTGGGCCCAACGGCTATCTGCTGTCGCTGCTGCGAACCGGCGATGTCGACATCGTCCTTGGACGCATGGCCGAACCGGAGGCCATGCTGGGACTTTCGTTTGAACACCTTTATTCGGAGCGCATCGTCCTGGCGGTGCGCCCGGGCCACCCGATCCTTGCCCGGACCGGGTTCAACCTGCCCATGATCGAGGCCTACCAGCTGCTGGTGCCGACACCCGATTCCGTCATTTATCCGGTGGTGCAGCGCATCTTCTTTGCCAGTGGCGTTTCAGACCTGCGCGACGAGATCGAAACCGTGTCCAATGCCTTTGGCCACGCCTATATCCGCCAGACCGACGCGATCTGGATCATTTCCGAAGGCGTGGTCAGCAACGAGGTCGCCGCGGGACGCCTCGTGCTGCTGCCGGTCGATACCAGCCAAACCCTGGGCCCGGTGGGGCTCACCACCCGCACTGACACCACGCCAAGCCTTGCCACCACCACCTTCATGCAGGCGGTGCGGCAGGTGGCAGTGCAAAGCCAGGCTCGTCAATAA
- the pcaC gene encoding 4-carboxymuconolactone decarboxylase has translation MAETLFETGMATRRSVLGDAHVDAATARKTAFDEDFQTFITQGAWGSVWSRPGLSKRERSMLTLALLAALGHEEEFAMHVRATANTGASAEDIKELLLHVAVYAGVPAANGAFRIAKQELARREEAGQ, from the coding sequence ATGGCTGAGACTTTGTTTGAAACCGGGATGGCGACGCGCCGCTCGGTGCTGGGTGACGCCCATGTCGATGCCGCCACCGCGCGCAAAACCGCGTTCGATGAGGATTTCCAGACCTTTATCACCCAGGGCGCCTGGGGCTCGGTCTGGTCGCGGCCGGGCTTGAGCAAGCGCGAGCGCTCCATGCTGACCCTGGCGCTGCTCGCCGCCCTGGGTCACGAGGAAGAGTTTGCCATGCATGTGCGCGCCACCGCCAATACCGGGGCCAGCGCCGAGGACATCAAGGAATTGCTGCTGCATGTGGCGGTTTATGCCGGGGTGCCGGCGGCCAATGGCGCGTTTCGGATCGCCAAGCAAGAACTGGCCAGGCGCGAGGAGGCTGGGCAATGA
- a CDS encoding 3-carboxy-cis,cis-muconate cycloisomerase: MTLLSALTGDPEIESALSDAAQLRGMLQFERALAEVSAEAGWISLEAATAIGVALDGFEPDWAALEAGMAQDGVVVPALVRQLRAAVAEPHRAALHRGATSQDVIDTALMLQLAQTFDLYDRRLGALLDRLETLRRNWAGVPLMAHTRMQVALPTTWDAKLMSWAEPLKRHLRSLLAMRQGLLVVQLGGPVGDRASFEGHGDAIAAGMARRLDLGVAEPWQATRDPIVALGGLLALIGGSLGKIGADITLLTQNEVGALLLTGGGGSSAMAHKSNPVNAEVLVALARLNAGLSGTLAQALVHENERSGAAWTLEWLVLPQMLVATGASLIVADRLLAQLRLGETKDKSNG, encoded by the coding sequence ATGACCCTTCTCTCCGCCCTCACCGGCGATCCCGAAATCGAGTCCGCGCTTTCCGACGCAGCCCAGCTGCGCGGGATGCTCCAGTTCGAGCGGGCGCTGGCCGAGGTCAGTGCCGAGGCGGGCTGGATTTCCCTAGAAGCCGCCACCGCGATCGGCGTGGCGCTGGACGGCTTCGAGCCGGACTGGGCCGCGCTCGAGGCGGGCATGGCGCAGGATGGCGTCGTGGTGCCGGCGCTGGTCAGGCAATTGCGGGCAGCAGTTGCCGAGCCGCATCGAGCGGCGCTGCATCGCGGCGCCACCAGCCAGGACGTCATCGATACCGCGCTGATGCTGCAACTCGCGCAGACCTTTGATCTTTACGATCGCCGGCTCGGCGCGCTGCTCGACCGGCTCGAAACCCTGCGCCGCAACTGGGCCGGCGTGCCGCTCATGGCGCATACCCGGATGCAGGTGGCGCTGCCCACGACATGGGACGCCAAGCTGATGAGCTGGGCGGAGCCGCTGAAGCGTCATCTGCGCAGCCTCCTGGCGATGCGACAGGGCCTGCTGGTGGTGCAGCTGGGCGGACCGGTGGGCGACCGCGCCAGTTTCGAGGGGCATGGCGATGCGATCGCTGCGGGCATGGCGCGACGGCTCGATCTCGGCGTGGCGGAGCCCTGGCAGGCGACGCGCGATCCGATCGTGGCCCTGGGCGGCCTGCTGGCACTGATCGGCGGCTCGCTGGGCAAGATCGGCGCGGACATAACGCTTTTGACGCAGAACGAAGTGGGCGCGCTGCTCCTCACGGGCGGCGGCGGATCCTCGGCCATGGCGCACAAGTCCAACCCGGTCAATGCCGAGGTGCTGGTGGCGCTGGCGCGGCTCAATGCCGGGCTGTCGGGCACGCTGGCTCAGGCGCTGGTGCATGAAAACGAGCGATCGGGCGCGGCCTGGACGCTGGAATGGCTGGTGCTGCCACAGATGCTGGTGGCGACCGGCGCAAGTTTAATTGTCGCCGACCGGCTGCTCGCGCAGCTGCGGCTGGGCGAAACAAAGGACAAGTCCAATGGATAA
- a CDS encoding 3-oxoacid CoA-transferase subunit A, with translation MDKTVSGLAAAVAGIEDGMVLMVGGFGGSGAPIELIHALIDRFKATGSPKNLNVVNNNAGNGRIGIAAMIDAGMVAKMVCSFPRSADPRAFTEKYLAGEIALELVPQGTLAERIRAGGAGIPAFYTPASYGTDVAAGKPVAEFEGRHYVQERWLKADAALLKAELADTMGNCTYRKAARNFSPLMAAAARLTIVQATRIVQPGGIDPEAVVTPGIFVNRVVEVADAKQEEALMRDGVAYA, from the coding sequence ATGGATAAGACAGTGTCCGGTCTGGCGGCCGCGGTGGCCGGGATCGAGGACGGCATGGTGCTGATGGTGGGCGGATTTGGCGGCTCCGGCGCGCCGATCGAGCTCATCCACGCCTTGATCGATCGCTTTAAAGCGACGGGCAGCCCGAAAAACCTGAACGTGGTCAACAACAATGCCGGCAATGGCCGCATCGGCATTGCCGCGATGATCGACGCCGGCATGGTCGCCAAGATGGTGTGCTCGTTTCCGCGCTCGGCCGATCCGCGAGCCTTCACCGAAAAATATCTGGCCGGCGAGATCGCGCTCGAACTGGTGCCGCAGGGCACGCTGGCCGAGCGCATCCGGGCCGGCGGAGCAGGGATCCCGGCATTCTATACGCCGGCGAGTTATGGCACGGACGTTGCCGCAGGCAAGCCGGTGGCCGAGTTCGAGGGTCGCCATTACGTGCAGGAGCGCTGGCTCAAGGCCGATGCGGCGCTGCTCAAGGCAGAGCTGGCGGACACCATGGGCAATTGTACCTATCGCAAGGCGGCGCGAAATTTCTCGCCCCTGATGGCAGCGGCCGCAAGGCTCACCATCGTGCAGGCCACGCGCATCGTCCAGCCGGGCGGGATCGACCCGGAAGCGGTGGTGACGCCCGGTATTTTCGTCAATCGCGTCGTCGAGGTTGCCGATGCGAAACAGGAAGAGGCTCTGATGCGCGACGGGGTGGCCTACGCATGA
- a CDS encoding type II toxin-antitoxin system RelE/ParE family toxin, with product MPGVQKPLSWLTPSISELVDLPRAVRREFGYKLSLLQHGDEQESPDIKRFGEDDRIAHLTKVVVNGADGNTYRLAATVEFEEGIWVIDVFVKKSSSGISTPQKDIERIVRRLKRLKEFRASPEGQKVIQEMKAEYAEAVGLQETTEMLGSKYRRK from the coding sequence ATGCCGGGAGTACAGAAGCCCCTGAGCTGGTTGACGCCATCGATCAGCGAGCTCGTTGACCTTCCCAGGGCTGTCCGAAGGGAGTTCGGGTACAAGCTAAGTCTGCTGCAGCACGGTGATGAGCAGGAGAGCCCAGACATAAAGAGGTTTGGCGAGGACGACAGGATCGCGCATCTCACGAAGGTAGTCGTCAACGGAGCCGATGGTAACACCTACAGGTTGGCAGCGACCGTTGAATTCGAAGAGGGCATCTGGGTTATCGACGTTTTCGTCAAGAAATCCAGCTCTGGGATCAGCACGCCGCAGAAGGATATCGAGAGGATCGTCAGGCGGCTGAAGAGATTGAAGGAATTCCGTGCTTCACCCGAAGGCCAGAAAGTCATCCAGGAGATGAAAGCCGAATACGCTGAAGCGGTAGGATTGCAAGAGACGACCGAAATGCTCGGATCGAAGTACAGGAGAAAATGA
- a CDS encoding SAM-dependent methyltransferase, with translation MIWLARQGWLATGVDVSPTAVATATGRAEEAGLGDHARFEQYDLAATFPDGEFDLVTALFFQSTVDFPRSAVLQRAADAVASGGLLPIVEHASAAPWSWSQDAIFPTAEETLSSLNLDAHHWTRVFVGTPERLANGPNSQTAIVKDNVLALTRR, from the coding sequence GTGATCTGGCTTGCTAGACAAGGTTGGCTGGCCACAGGCGTGGATGTGTCACCGACGGCGGTTGCCACTGCTACGGGGCGGGCCGAAGAGGCAGGCCTTGGAGATCACGCCCGGTTCGAGCAATACGACTTGGCCGCGACCTTTCCTGATGGCGAGTTCGACCTCGTCACCGCATTGTTCTTCCAGTCAACTGTTGACTTCCCTCGATCGGCAGTACTCCAGCGGGCAGCCGACGCAGTTGCTTCAGGTGGCCTTTTGCCGATCGTCGAGCACGCCTCGGCGGCTCCATGGTCGTGGTCGCAAGATGCCATCTTTCCTACGGCCGAAGAGACACTTTCGTCGCTAAATTTGGATGCACATCATTGGACAAGAGTGTTCGTTGGCACACCAGAGCGGCTGGCCAACGGGCCCAACTCGCAAACAGCCATAGTAAAGGACAATGTGTTGGCCCTAACGCGAAGGTAA
- the pcaD gene encoding 3-oxoadipate enol-lactonase, with protein MNFARINGNVLHYRLSGPNGAPALVFVNSLGTDARIWNGVVDHFNNRYRCLSYDKRGHGLSDAPGGEYALDDHLDDLAGLLDHAGIERMVLVGVSVGGLIAQGFALRAPERVAGLVLCCTAPRMGDAALWSARIETARREGLEPMADGIMERWFSPAFRQEQPDALTGWRNLFLRTDPEGYAATCATLRDADLSRAIAGIEAPTLVVAGSEDRAAPLDLVRNCLAIAGARLEVLEGVGHIPSIEQPEGLARLIDGFIERVAYG; from the coding sequence ATGAATTTTGCGCGGATCAATGGCAATGTGCTGCATTATCGCCTGAGCGGCCCTAACGGCGCGCCGGCTTTGGTGTTTGTCAACTCGCTTGGCACCGATGCGCGGATCTGGAATGGGGTGGTCGACCATTTCAATAACCGTTATCGATGCCTTAGCTATGACAAGCGCGGTCATGGCCTTAGCGATGCGCCAGGGGGCGAATATGCCCTCGACGATCATCTCGACGATCTTGCCGGCCTGCTCGACCATGCGGGCATCGAGCGCATGGTGCTGGTCGGGGTCTCCGTCGGGGGCCTGATCGCCCAGGGTTTTGCCCTGCGCGCGCCCGAACGGGTGGCGGGGCTCGTGCTGTGCTGCACCGCGCCACGGATGGGCGATGCGGCGCTCTGGAGCGCCCGGATCGAAACGGCGCGGCGCGAGGGGCTCGAGCCTATGGCTGATGGCATCATGGAGCGCTGGTTCAGCCCCGCCTTCCGGCAGGAGCAGCCCGACGCGCTGACGGGCTGGCGCAATCTGTTCCTGCGCACCGATCCCGAGGGCTATGCCGCCACCTGCGCCACCTTGCGCGATGCCGATCTCTCCAGGGCGATCGCCGGCATCGAGGCGCCGACCCTGGTGGTTGCCGGAAGCGAGGACAGGGCGGCGCCGCTCGATCTGGTGCGTAATTGCCTGGCAATTGCCGGCGCGCGTCTCGAGGTGCTCGAGGGTGTGGGTCATATTCCATCCATCGAGCAGCCGGAGGGATTGGCCCGGTTGATCGATGGCTTTATCGAAAGGGTCGCCTATGGCTGA
- a CDS encoding AAA family ATPase produces MNKIVSPSNIAMITSAVWTTFESLHITHDALAKAHEQFDAVRLAHAKTKNNGKPRRCLCIFAPSHSGKSHTVSSYIHNTVLPHLVVEDPSLAAMDTDELARKQKKVVHVTLSAQATPKSLATDILIALGDPDPDKGTKPTLWGRVYKLIAKLEVELLIIDEVQHLANKRIKITETGDPIVFDHSRDQNVADTLKVMMIRGSVPLVFMGILQARDLVMASTQFKGRVLDEIDFETPRWAVEKERLDFMSFCGRLALKLKETGLFEEPPPLVHDDIPSRLYVASRGRLGLLCRIVEKATILALTRGNKVLTRKDLEEAVDIIIVGRGELAENPFHAATKSLELV; encoded by the coding sequence ATGAACAAGATCGTCTCCCCCTCCAACATCGCCATGATCACCAGCGCTGTCTGGACCACCTTCGAGTCCCTGCACATCACCCACGATGCTCTAGCCAAGGCCCACGAGCAGTTCGATGCCGTCCGCCTGGCGCACGCCAAGACCAAGAACAATGGCAAGCCTCGCCGTTGCCTCTGCATCTTCGCACCGTCCCATTCGGGCAAGAGCCACACGGTGAGCAGCTACATCCACAATACCGTGCTGCCGCACCTCGTGGTGGAGGACCCGTCGCTGGCTGCCATGGATACGGACGAACTGGCTCGCAAGCAGAAGAAGGTCGTGCACGTGACCCTGTCCGCCCAGGCAACCCCCAAGAGCTTGGCCACGGATATCCTGATCGCTCTCGGGGACCCGGATCCGGACAAGGGCACCAAGCCCACGCTTTGGGGAAGGGTCTACAAGTTGATCGCCAAGCTGGAGGTCGAGCTGCTGATTATCGATGAAGTGCAGCACCTTGCGAACAAGCGCATCAAGATCACCGAAACCGGCGACCCCATCGTCTTCGACCATTCGCGTGACCAAAACGTGGCCGATACCCTGAAGGTCATGATGATCCGCGGGTCGGTCCCCCTGGTCTTCATGGGCATCCTGCAGGCCCGCGATCTCGTGATGGCGAGCACACAGTTCAAGGGTCGAGTCCTCGACGAGATCGACTTCGAGACTCCCCGCTGGGCGGTGGAGAAGGAACGTCTCGACTTCATGTCCTTCTGCGGGCGCCTGGCGCTCAAGCTGAAGGAGACCGGCCTGTTCGAGGAGCCACCCCCGCTCGTCCACGACGACATCCCCAGCCGGCTCTATGTAGCATCGCGGGGTCGCCTCGGTCTGCTCTGCCGCATCGTCGAGAAGGCGACCATCCTCGCACTCACCCGCGGCAACAAGGTGCTCACCCGCAAGGATCTCGAGGAAGCCGTGGACATCATCATCGTGGGACGCGGCGAGCTGGCCGAGAACCCGTTCCATGCGGCCACCAAGAGCCTGGAGCTGGTCTGA
- a CDS encoding 3-oxoacid CoA-transferase subunit B yields MSEKLSNAQIAWRAAQDIEDGAYVNLGIGFPEMVAKFQPPGRQAIFHTENGVLNFGEAPAVGEEDWDLINAGKKAITLKPGAAFFHHADSFAMVRGGHLDVAILGTYEVAETGDLANWSTGPKGVPAVGGAMDLVHGARRVAVITDHVTKDGKPKLVKRCSLPLTGVACVTRVYTSLAVLDIKGGRFVLREKLPSMSVERLQAVTGAELVLPDQIGDLVAPEV; encoded by the coding sequence ATGAGCGAGAAACTTTCCAACGCGCAGATCGCCTGGCGCGCGGCGCAGGATATCGAGGACGGCGCCTATGTGAACCTGGGCATCGGCTTTCCCGAAATGGTGGCAAAGTTCCAGCCGCCGGGCCGGCAGGCGATCTTTCACACCGAGAACGGCGTGCTCAATTTCGGCGAGGCGCCGGCGGTGGGCGAGGAGGACTGGGACCTCATCAATGCCGGCAAAAAGGCCATCACCCTCAAGCCGGGCGCCGCTTTTTTCCACCATGCCGATAGCTTTGCCATGGTGCGCGGCGGGCATCTCGATGTGGCGATCCTTGGCACCTATGAAGTGGCCGAGACCGGCGATCTCGCCAATTGGTCGACCGGCCCGAAGGGCGTGCCGGCGGTGGGCGGCGCAATGGATCTGGTGCATGGCGCCAGGCGCGTCGCCGTGATCACCGATCATGTGACCAAGGACGGCAAGCCCAAACTGGTCAAGCGCTGTTCGCTGCCGTTGACCGGGGTAGCTTGCGTGACGCGGGTCTATACCAGCCTTGCCGTGCTCGACATCAAAGGCGGTCGCTTCGTGCTGCGCGAAAAGCTGCCATCGATGAGCGTCGAGCGATTGCAGGCGGTGACCGGGGCGGAACTGGTATTGCCTGATCAGATCGGCGACCTGGTCGCCCCGGAGGTTTGA
- the pcaG gene encoding protocatechuate 3,4-dioxygenase subunit alpha — MLHPTPTLKETPSQTAGPYVHIGMTPNFCEITGVCDVDLGLNMLANDTAGERITLTGRVIDGAGSPVGDAVIEIWQAQADGTFAGPRTGEQGHGFTGWGRQPTQPDGTYRFETVKPGPVEGPDGRKQAPHVSLWIVARGINIGLQTRLYFADEAEANATDFVLNKIMDPRRRETLIARKEEGGRYVMDIVLQGEGETVFFDI, encoded by the coding sequence ATGCTGCACCCGACCCCGACTCTCAAGGAGACACCGTCGCAGACGGCGGGCCCATACGTCCATATCGGCATGACGCCGAATTTTTGCGAAATCACCGGCGTCTGCGATGTCGATCTGGGGCTGAACATGCTGGCCAACGATACGGCGGGCGAGCGGATCACGCTGACCGGTCGCGTGATCGACGGCGCCGGATCGCCGGTGGGCGATGCCGTTATCGAAATCTGGCAGGCCCAGGCGGATGGGACCTTCGCCGGGCCTAGAACGGGCGAGCAGGGACATGGCTTTACCGGCTGGGGTCGCCAGCCGACGCAGCCGGACGGCACCTACCGTTTCGAAACTGTCAAGCCGGGGCCGGTCGAGGGGCCCGATGGCCGCAAACAGGCGCCCCATGTGTCGCTCTGGATTGTGGCGCGCGGCATCAATATCGGCCTCCAGACCCGGCTCTACTTCGCCGACGAGGCGGAAGCCAACGCCACCGATTTCGTCCTCAACAAGATCATGGATCCGCGCCGACGCGAGACCCTGATCGCCCGCAAGGAAGAAGGCGGACGCTATGTGATGGACATCGTCCTGCAGGGCGAAGGCGAAACGGTGTTTTTCGATATCTAG